Part of the Longimicrobium sp. genome is shown below.
AGGGCCATGACCTTCTCGTCGGCCACCTCCTCGTCTTCGTGCTCGTGGATCTCGGCCAGGCGGTCCAGCGCGATCTTGGCGTCCTGCGCCGTCTGCGTGAAGCCGATGAGCTGCGCCAGCGGCGAGTTGAGCTGGCCCACGATGAACTGCACCGACAGGAGCATCCCCAGCGTCAGGTCGCCCTCGATCACCAGCTTGGCGGCCAGGAAGGTGAGCGCCACGTTCTTCAGCTCGTTCAGCGCCGCCGCGCCTCCCTCCTGCATCTGCGAAAGCGACAGGCCGCGCAGGTTCACGCGGAAGAGGCGCGCCTGCACCCGCTCCCACCGCCAGCGCCGCTCCTGCTCGGCGTTGGCCAGCTTGATGTCGGGAAGGGCCTGCACCAGCTCGACCAGCGCGTTCTGGTTGGCCGACATCTCGTTGAAGCGCTGGAAGTCGAGCTCGCGCCGGCGCCCCAGGAAGAGCAGCACCCACCCCACGTGCACGATGCTCCCCGCCAGGAAGACGGCGAAGAGGAGCGGGTTGTACACCGCCAGCACCCCGCTGAACACGATCAGGGTGAAGAAGGCGAACACCACGTTCAGCGTGCTGGCGGTCACGAACTGCTGGATGCGCGTGTGGTCCTGGATGCGCTGGAGGATGTCGCCCACGGTGCGCGTGTCGAAGAACGGCACCGGCAGCTTCATCAGCTTGATCAGGAAGTCCGAGATCACCGACACGTACATCCTGGTTCCGATGTGGAAGAGGATGCGGTTGCGTATGAACTCCACCACGGTGCGGCTGAAGAGCAGGGCCAGCTGCGCGATCAGCACCGCGTTCACGAACGACAGGTTCTGCGTGGCGATCCCGTTGTCGACCACCGCCTGGGTCAGGAGGGGGAAGACGAGCTGGAGGAGCGATCCCACGAACATCCCCAGCGCCACCTGCACGAACCAGGGCTCGAAGCCGCGCACGTACGACAGCAGGAACCCCAGCTTGCGCCGGCCCGACAGTGCGTGGTCCTCGCGGGCGAAGAAGTCGGGCGAGGGCTGCAGGAGCAGGACGAACCCCGCGTCGCGCTCGCGGAACCGGGCCGACACGAAGTGGCGGCGGAACTCCTCGGTGCTCACGCTCACCACCCCGCTGTCGGGGTCGGAGATGTCCACCCGGTCGCCGCGCACGCCGTACACCACCACGAAGTGGTTCTGCCGCCAGTGCACGATGGCCGGCAGCGGCGCGTGCTCGAGGAAGTGCTCGGGCGACACCTTGGCCGCGCGCGTGCGGAAGCCGATGCTCTCGGCCGCGTAGGCGATTCCCAGCAGCGACACGCCCTGGCGGTCGATGTAGCTGCGGTCGCGCAGGTACTGCAGCGAGTAGCGGCGGCCGTAGTGCCGGGCCACCATGCGCAGGCAGGTGGGCCCGCAGTCCATGGCGTCGTGCTGGCGGTAGGACGGGAACTGGCGTCGCAGCTTCATGAGGGGGCGGTCGGGGAGACGAAGGCGCCGCGCGCCCGGAAGCACCCGCGCTTCCGGGAGGATGGGCGCCGGGCGTGGTCAGTTCCAGCGGGCGGCGTACGGGTCGTAGCTGCATCCCGACGGCTTCGACAGCCGGTCGGCGGGGTCGCGCACCCAGGCGCGGCAGTCGGTGCACACGTAGCGGAACTCGCAGTCGCGGCACGTTTCCACCTGGTCCTTGGTGATCGCCCACAGCTCGCGGAAGGCGGGGTGCTCCAGCGCCTCGTCGAGCCGGGTGTGGGCCGCGTTGCCGAACGAGCGCGGCAGCGAGGGGCAGTTGCGGATCTCGCCCGCCGCGTCGATCGAGAGCTTGCGGTTCAGGCACGAGTTGAAGCGCGTGGCCTCGGCGAACCCCTCCAGCGACGGGCTGAACCACTCGGGGGCCACCGCGCCGCAGTGCGCGTGCGAGTCGACCCGCTCCTCGCGGTGGAAGATGGGGGTGTCGAGCCCGCCCACCCGCTCGGTGCGCGTCTCCGGCGCGGAGTGCACCGTCACGCCCATCACCCGCTGGTGGCGCAGGCACAGGTCCTCGAGCGCGCGGTCGGTCCACCCCGCGTCGTGGGGGAGCAGGAGCTCCACCGAGCGCAGCCGGCCGCTGGAGGTGTGCGCCAGCACCGCGTCCATCTCGCTCACGGAAACGGGGCGGAAGAAGCGGAGCTGCAGCGCCTGGCACCCCAGCCCGTCGAGCTGGCGCAGGAGCGACCCCCAGTCGTGCCGCGAGCGCTCGTCCACGTCGATGATGGCGTTGGTCACCCGCTCGGGGCGCTCCCACGACAGGTCCAGCGCCGGAAACGCGTCGGGGTCGTCGCACCAGAAGCCGTACTCCTGCTTCACCAGGAAGGCGAAGTACTCGTCGAGCGTGGCGTGCGCCTGCGCGGGAAAGTCGGCGCGGATCTCTTCCAGCGTGTGGTCGGTGTAGTGCTGGAGGATGTCGTACAGCCCGTTGGGGATCAGGTCGTAGCGCTCGCGCTGCAGGTCGCAGATGGTGCTGCGGCGCGCTCCCCTGACGGGAACGCAGCAGGCGAACAGGCGGAACACGCGGCGGCGGCTCACCGGCGGCCTCCCACGCAGCGCGACAGCGGCTTGTAGAAGGGAACGCAGGTGTACGCCCGGGCCCGCGCGGCCGCGCTCGACGCCACGCGCATGGTCACCCCCGAGTAGCCGGCCTGCGACGCCAGCCGGTAGGTGAGCGGCAGCGACACTCCCGCCACCATGTCGGCGGGGAGAGCCTCCAGGAAGGGGCGGTCGAGGTCGGCCTCGTCGGGGGCGTCGTAGTGCCGCGTCTTGACCTCGCCGCTGACCTCGCGCTCCTCCACCGGATAGCGCACGGCGGAGGGAACGCCCGGCGGCGGGGCCAGGGACACCGGCACCGTTCCCGGCGCGGGCGGCGGGGGCGCGGAGGCCTGCGTTGCCGCGGGTGCGGCGGGTGCGGCGGCGGCGGGCGCCGGGGGAGCCTCGAGCATGGACATCAGGCGCTCCGCGCGATCAGGTACTCGGCCACCTTCTTCTCCAGCCTGTAGTTGCAGCGGTGCGACACCATCCCGAACTGCCCGCCCGGGTTCACCTCCAGGAACACGTGCCGGCCGTCGGGGGTGCGGATGAAGTCGATCGAGCCGGTTTCCAGCCGCAGCGCGCGCATGGCCGCGCGCACCCGGCCGGCCACGTCTTCGGGGAGGCGGTAGGGAACCGAGCGGTTGGGGCGCTGCCGCCGGTAGTGGCGGAAGTCCACGGCGGTCTGCTCGTCGGCCTGCGAGAAGATGGCCATCGAGTACATCTCGCCCGCCAGGTAGAAGGTGCGGATCTCGAACTCCTTCTCCACCAGCGCCTGCACCAGCGAGGGAAAGGCCGGCCGCGGGAGCGCGGCCACGTCGTCCTCCCTCACCTCGGCCGTGTACAGCCCGAAGCGGTAGCCGAAGAAGCAGTACATCTCCATCTCGCCCACGCTCTTGGTGATCACGCGCCCGTGCTCGCGGCGGAAGGCCTCGAGCTCGTCGGGGTCGTTGCTCACCAGCGTGGGGGGGATCTCGAGCCCCGCCACGGCGGCGGCGCGCAGCACGTGCAGCTTGCCCACGGCGCCGTCCTGCGGCCGGGTCAGCCAGTGCGCGTCGCCCAGCGCGCCGAACAGCGCGCCGGCCACGGCGCCCAGCTCGCGTCCCAGGTGCGCGTTCATCTGCGCCGCGATGGGCTCCAGCCCGGGGAGGGCGCGCACCGGGGCGCCCTCGCCCGCGCCCCAGCGGCGCAGCCAGACCACGCGCACGTCCTGCTCGGTGAAGTGGCGCCCGTCCACGCACAGGCGGATGCGCGGCCCGGTGCCGCCCACCGCCAGCCGGAACGGCCGCGGCGAGGTGAGGTCGTCACCGTTCAGGCGCACGCAGTCGCCGCCCAGCGCGCGCACCCAGTCGACCACCTCTTCGGTGGTGATCTCCTGATTGGCGTCGCTGAGTACGAGGATCATGGGGCCCACGGGGTGGCGGAGGGTGGCTCGCTGGCCGGCGGACGGGGCCGGCGCGGATCTATGCGCGGGGGTGGAAATGCCCCCGCGTGGCGGTGACCTGCAGGGCTTCCCGGACGAGCCGGCCAGGGTCAGCCGTACGCCAACGCCCGAGAGAGTGTGTTACGGGTGGTTGCTACGGGTACAGCCGGGTGGGTCAGGCTTCCGCGACGGGGGCGGCCTCGACCTCGTAGATCAGGTCGCGAATGCGCTGGTCGGGCGACCAGGTGCCGTCGGACCACAGGATGATCGTGTCGGTATAGCAGTAGCCGATCAGCTCGGCGGCCTGGCCACCGACGACCAGCGACGCTTCCTTCTCGGACAGCGGGGCGAACATGTTGTCGCTCAGCGATTCGAGCTGCATGGTGCCTCCTAACGGAGTGGGATGGGTGGGGCGCGGCGTGCACCCGAGAGCCCTGCAGGTGTGTTTCTGGGGTCACCATGGCAGAATATGTGCGGCCTATCATCTGCGGTCAACAAAAAAATTCTCGCCACCCCTATCTCCTTGCAGGAGCCGCAAATCCAGGAATCACACAGAGTTTCGTTACATTCGGACAGGCCGGGACGACGCAGAGGGAGCGGGTTGGAGGAGTCCGCCCGTCGATCATTTGGGAGCAAATGTATTGAATTACAGTCGTGAAAAGAACGAACAAAATGTCTGATGTCACCAGATGGATGGTGACGGATCAAAGGGGACAGGCCGCCGGATCGGCAGGGCGGGGATCGCGTCGCCCGGATCTCCCGGCGGCGACGGCGGAGAACGCGAGCGGCGCCGTCAATCGCGGCGGAGGGCGCTCAGCAGCTCGTCCATGGCGATGGAGCAGCCGCGGGCCTCGGCGCCCTGCGCGCGGCCGAGGACGCGGAAGCCGCGCGGCGTGGTGAAGCCCAGGTCCGCCGTCTGGATCGCCATCACCGAGTGGAGGTTGGCCAGGTCCCAGTGGCGAAGCACGCCGATCTCGCCGTGGGGGAGAAGGCGCAGCGTCTCGGGGTCGGCGGCGCGGGTGCGCACCCAGGCGGGGCCGGCGTGCAGGCGCCCGGCGGGTGGCGATGCGCTGCCGGCGGTGCCGTCGTAGAACTGCGAGCTCATCTCCGTCATCCCGTACTCGTTCACGCACCACGCGGGGGCGATGCCGAGGCGGTCGTGGAGGGCGGCGTACAGCTCCTCGCGGGTGACCTCGCGCGAGCGGCCCTTGAAGCCGCCGGTGTCCATCACCCGCGAGCCTTCGGGGAGACGGTAGCGCTCGCCGGACGCGGCCAGCTCGTCGAGCCAGTGCACGAACGCGAACGCCGTCCCGGGGATGCAGACGGGCGCGCCGGCGGCCTCGGCGGCGCGGAGGGCGTCGCGCAGGCGGGCGGAGGCGATACCGCCGTCGGGGGTGACGAACCAGCCGCTCCCTTCCGCGGCCAGATCGCCCATCACCTCGCCGACCATGTGCGAGAGCGACGAGTCCGGCAGGTCCGCGGGGGAGGGGACGAGCGAGAGGATGCGCGGGCGGGCGCCGTCCGGCAGCAGGTGCGCGGTGAAGCCGGCGCGCAGGGCCGCGTCGTACAGCCGGAGATCGGGGAAGTAGTGCGTCCCCCGGCGCTCGCGCCCCTGCGTGGTGCCGCTGGTGCGGAACACGGCGGCGGCGCTCGATGGATCGCCGCAGACGAGGGCGGCCGCCTTGAACGCGTCCGTCGGCACGGCGGGGACGTCGGCCCAGTCGCGCACCGTCTCGGGCGTGGCGCCGCGGCGGTCGCAGAAGGCGCGGTACGGGGCGTTGCAGGCGTACTGGTGCGCGAACACCGCCCGCGCGAGCGCGCCGAACTCCGCGTCGTCCAGCGGCGCGTGCGCCCCGCGGGCGATGACGCCCAGCAGGCGTCCGGTGAGCTCGGCGGCGGAGTCGGTCAAGGCGGCGGACGGTGATCGGTTGTGATGGGGCGGTTGAAACCGCGGCAACAACCACACGAAGTCCGCCTTCGCGGACTACAGGGCGCGGCGCGGACGAGGATTCCGCGCGCGCGGCCGGCTCCTCGGATCGCCGTCTTCTACCACCCTTCGCGCTCGGCCAGACGCGTGATGTGGGCCACGTGGTGGCGGCCGTGCCAGGCGTACATCCCCAGCGCATCCTCCAAGGTCATCTCACCCCATTCCGGATGGCGGAAGGTGCGCTTCCACTGCCCCTTGTCGAGCGCGCGCAGGAGGTGCACCCAGCGCTCGTGCAGCTTCTCCAGCAGCACCAGCGACACCTCGATCGGCAGCCGCGCGTCGGGGAGCCTGGCCCACTCGGCTTCCTCGTACGTCTTGATCATCGGCACGTCTTCCGTCAGCCCCAGCTTCATGCGCGTGTAGGCGTTCATGTGGCTGTCGGGGACGTGGTGCACCACCTGCCGCACCGTCCACCCGCCGTCGCGGTACGGCGTGTCGAGCTGCGCGTCGCTGAGACTGGTGACGGCGGCGCGCAGGCGGGCGGGGGCGTCGGCGACCTGCGCCACCCACTCGTCGCGCTGCTCGCGGGTGATCGGCTGGCCGGGCGTGTACTTGCCGACCGGGTAGCGCAGGTCGTCGTTCATCGCAGTCGCTCCGTCGCGTGGGTGGTCCGCCATCGCCGCGGCGACAACGTACGGAGCGGCGGAACCCCGCGCGAGGCGGATTCCGGACCATCCGCGACGCGGCGGGTGGGCCAAGATCACCCTCCCGAAGCGTGGCGATGGTGCGAAACAAATCCGCCCGGCACGATCGCGCCAGGCGGACGGAATCGATTCTGCGTCCCAAGCCGCGGGGGGAGCCTAGCCTCCGAGCGCTTCTCCCGCCAAGTCCCAGACTGCCGTCGCCCGCGGACCTGTGATCGTCTCACCCGCGGCGGGAACGGGCCGCGGACCGGTGCGCCGGCCGCGCCGCGAGCCGCACCGGTCTGCCGCTGCCAGTTGCGTCACCTCCGGGGACGCCGCCAGCAGCACCATGCAGCGCACCGTGGCCTGCGTCCGCTCGCCCGCGCCGACGGAGGCCGCGTTCTGCACGCCGGCGCTTCTTTCGCGGAGTCGGCGAAGCTGGTCCCGGTTGAGGCTGCGCGGCGCCCTCACGGTCACCTGTACGCCGTGCTCCAGCACGTTCCGCAGATCGCGCTTGTTGATCTTGATCACCGGGCCGGCGCCGTTCCTCCGTTCGAAGATCAGGTACCACGCCTGATCGCTTGGCCTGCCGTGGCGGACCTGCAGCGAACGGTTGCTGAACCTGATGCCGGACTTCAGGGTGGCCCCGTCCAGCTCCTCCGGGTCCGCCATCCACGTCTCCAGCACCACGCAGCCGTCGGGCCCTGCGGGAAGGCGCAGGATCTCGTCGTAGCTGCCCTGCACCATCCTGATCCGGATGGCCTCAGCGCCTCCCGCCTGGCGCAGCATGGCCGGGTTCACGTCGAGGAGCAGATCCTCTCCCGTCTCCACCTGGAGCGTGCGCGGCACGTCGAGGTTCGCGATCTGGATGGTCTGGCCCGGCAACCCGGGGGCGAGCACGGCGGCCGCAAGGATGCCGGAGATCAAGGCAGAGCAGCGCATCTTTCCACCTCCCACGCGAACGTGAATCTTCCCTGCAACCGTCATGGAACCGCCTGGCCGACGCCGCGGCGTATCTCGTCCAGGCGATACGACAGGAGATCCTCCAGCACGTCGCCCGAGCCGTTAATCTGGATCATCCGCACCCGGTCATCCGGAATCACCCAGATCCGATGGTCCTTCTGAACGTACATCGACAGTTGGGCGCCCTCACCGAGCAGGAGCCCGGAAACCCACTCGGCACTGTCGCCGCGCGCGATCTCCACTCTGACCCGTTGCACCCGGATGGAGCGGGCGGTCTTGGCGTACTGGTATGGTCCGGTGGCGAAGTCGACCGCCAGCAGCACCACGGTGCCGATGGCGATCCCCCGCCAGACGCCCGTGAGCGAGCTGTTCTGTGCGTTCAGCCAGAGCATGATCCCCAAGGCTGCCACCACGCCCGCGACGGTGAAGACGGAGTTCAGGACGAAGAGGGCCCGCAGGCGATCGGCGTATCGGGCGCTGCGCTTCGTGCACCGGACCTGCATGTCCTCTTCGATGCGATCCGCGATTTCCGGAGGCGCCGGCAGGCCGCTCATGCGCGAGCAGAGGTTGCTCGTGCGGTTGTCCTCGGCGATGCGCTGGATCGGCATTCCGGCGGCCAGCACGCTGTTGGCGCCCAGGTTCACCAGCATGTCGCTGACGAAGAAGGTGGGAACGTCGAGCAGGAAGAACTGCAGGAGGGTGATGGATGCCAGTGCGACCAGGAGCGTCCGAGGCCGCCGCAGCCGCTGGGGGAACTTCCAGGAGAGGAGGATCACGGCCGCGACGATCGCCAGCGTCGCCACGCCGTGCCAGGTCGCCGCGCCGATCCATTGCAGCGTGACACTCAGGATGGCGTACAGGAACTCGCCGGCCAGGCCGACCAGATTCTGCGCGCCCTCGCTGCCGCCCAAGCGGTAGCCGAGAAAGTCTTCGGACGACTTGCGCAGGACGAACCCAAGCGTGAGGAGGATGCCGGTCAGCCCAGCCGACCCCAGCAGCCACTTGGAGGCTTCCTTGAAGTTCATTGTCGGACCCGCCCAGCCAGCTCATGAAATGACCCACCCATGCTGCTGTGCAGTGTAGGCGGGTCTCCGCGGAAGCACAACCAAACATTCTGCGCGCGCGAAGAGTCGCCGGCGCGACACGGAAAGGGAGAAGGCGAGACCGCGCGGCAGCCTCGCCTGCTCCATGTTTTTCGCCGTCTGCCCGGCCTTGGAACGATCAGCGCTTGTAGTTCGCGAGCAGCACGCCCAGGTTCTGCTGGATGCCGCGGGCGCCGGAGGTGTTCTTCCCGTTGTAGATCATCGAGAACACCACCAGCTCGCCGCCGGCCGTCTTCACGAAGCCGGAGAGCGAGCGCACGCCGCGGATGTAGCCGGTCTTGGCGTGCAGGTTCCCCGCCGCGGGGGTGCCCACGAACAGGCGGTTCAGCGTGCCGTCGGGCTGCCCCGCCACGGGAAGCGACTCGTGGAAGAGCTTCGACCAGCGCTGCTGGTGCGCCCAGCTCATCGCGGACACGAGGGCGTACGCGCTGGTCCGGTTGTCGGCGGAGAGGCCGGAGCCGTCGGCCTGGAAGAGCTGCCCGTACGGCACGCCCGCGCGGTCGTGGTAGAAGTGCGCCGACGCCGGGCCGCCCTTCTCGTAGCTCCCCTGTCCGGTCGCCTTCGCCACCGCCGCCTTCCAGAAGTGCTCGGCGAAGAAGTTGTCGGAGTGGCGGTTGGCCTGGGGGATCATCTCGCCCAGGGTGATGGAGTAGTGGCGGTGCATCAGCTTCGCGCCGTCGGGCGTCTTCCCCAGCCGCACGGGGCCGGCCACGGTGATCCCCGCCTCCTGCAGCGCCTCGCGCAGCGCCGCGGGGGCCAGCAGCGCCGGCTCGTTGGCGCCCACGCCGTAGCGGTTCCCCCGCCCCGCCGCCGCGCCGCGCACGATGATGGTGTCGTTGTCGGGCTTGCGCGCGGCCATCGCCCGGCCGCTGCGCTGCGTCCAGACCACGGGGATCTCCGTCATCTGCGGGGTGGTGCGGACGGCGCCGTTCTCGATCTGCACCCACAGCATGTTGCGGTTGAACGGCAGCCCGCTGACCGTCGGCGCGTACTGGGCGGCGCCGTTGCCGGTGTCCTGCGGCCAGTTGCTCCCGTGGTGCTTGCCGTCGTCGATGGTGGCGTCCGCGACGATCCCGCCCTCGATGCGGGTGATCCCCTTCTGCCGGAGCGCCTGGGCCATGATCCGCGGCGTCTTCATCACGTCGCGGTCGTACTCGGGATAGCCGAACGCGGGGTCGCCCGAGCCCCGCAGCACCAGGTCGCCGCGCAGCACGCCGCCCTCCACCGGCCCCGCGGCGAGCAGGTCGGTGGGGAAGCGGTAGCGCGAGCCGAGCATCTCCAGCGCCCAGATGGTGCTGAACACCTTGTTGTTCGACGCGGGGATGCGGGCCTGGTCGGCGTTGATGGCGAAGAGCGTCTGCTGCCGGTCGACGGAGTACGCCATCAGCGTCCACCCCTCGCCGCTGCCCACGATGGCCTGCGCCTGCGCCTGCAGCGGCCCGTCGGTGGCCGTGGCCGCGTCGGGCGGGATGGCGCGGAAGCGGTTGGCGGGCGCCGTGGCGGCCTCGGCCTCGGCGGCGCGCATGCGGGCCGCGTCGGAGATGGCGCTGGCGCGGGTGCCGTAGACGGCCACCCCGCCCCCCGCCAGGGCGAGGACCAGGGCGCCGGCCGTCAGGGTGGTACCGCTGGACTTCATCGGGGCGTCTCCAGGGTCGGGTTCGGGTGGTTCAGGCCACGGCGGGCCGCGGCTCCGCCACCGTCGCGGCGGGGGGCGCGGGTGCCGGGGCGGGCGCCGGCGCGGCGGCCAGCGTCACGTCGCTCGCGGCGGCGGCCGGCTCGGCCGGGGCGCGGGCCTCCTGCAGCTCCTCGAGGATCAGCTGCTGCAGCCGGAACGACGAGCGGGTGTTCTCCTCCACGTCGATCAGCAGCTCGAAGAGCCCCGCCGCGGCGAAGAGGACCACGGTGATGACCACGGCGCCCACCATCAGCGCCGTGCTCTGCGAGGCGCTGGCCCTGCCGTCGCCCAGGCCGGAGAAGAACACCAGCCCGCCGATCAGCAGCACGATCACGCCCAGGAAGCGCATCACGCCCAGCAGCACGCGGAAGCTGCCGTAGCGCTGCTCCACGCCGGCCAGGCGCCGGGGCGCGCGCCGCTCCTTGAGCAACGCCTTGCAGTTGGGGCACCGCTCCACCGTGGGGTCTTCCACGGTGGTGCCGCACTGGGTGCACTGTACGGGTGTGCTGAACAAGTGAAGGGACATCGCGGCCCGCCGGGTTCTCGGTGACACAGGGTGCAGGACACCCATCACCGGAGCAACGCGCGTGCCACGGAAACGGTTGCGGTTTGAGCAGTTACGCTGTCGTGAAGAAGGTGTGTCCAAGCCTTGTGGGAAGCGGTCCGGCCAAATCACGCTCCACACCGGAGATCACAAGAAATCTCTCGCAGAGGACACAGAGATCACGGAGGACTGGAGATCGGTTCTCCGTGTCCTCCGTGACCTCTGTGAGAGCCATTCCGTTCAATCCTCCCAGTCGCACCAGCGGACGAGCGCGCGCAGCGGCGGGCGGCCGTCGTGATGCCACCACGGCGGCGGCCACGCCATCTTCCCGACCGGCGCGATGCGGCTCGCCCCCAGCCGCGCGAGCGCGTCCGCCAGCGCCGCTGCGGCGTCGGGGGAGGCGGTGACGCCGACGGTCTGCAGCACCTCCGCATATTCCCGCACCAGTGCGGGGATCTCCGCCAGCGCGGGGACGGGCTTCACGCGCACGACGCGGTTCAGGCACGAGGCCTCGAACACCGGGTCGGGATCGTAGATCACTGTCCACGCCGTCCCCTCGGCCGACGCGTGGAGATCGGCGTCGGACGCGAACTCGGTCTGGCCGCGCAGCTGGCGGATGGCGGACGCCTCGCCGGGAGACAGCCGGCCGCGCGGGAGATCGCGCTCCACCGTCTCCATCTCCCGCGCCAGCATCTCCGCCCACTCGCGGGGGGAGACGTCGCCGCCCTCCTCGGCGTAGAAGACGTGCGGAGAGACGCATCCCTGCTGGTCGAACGTCGACGCGTCCAGCGCGGCGGCGCTCGCGGTCTCCCACGTCAGCCGGTCGCGGCCAATCGCCCCGAAGGAGAGCTTGGGGCCGTACGCCAGGAAGCGCGCGCCCGCCGGGGTCTTCGCGTGCACGGCGGCGACGGCCTCGCGCCCGCCGTAGACGATCACCGCGTCGGCGTGCTCCAGCGCGGCGCGCTCCATCTCCTCGTCGCCGCCGTGCCAGTAGGTGACGGCGAGGCAGGCGCCCAGCGCCGCGTCCTCCTCCGCCACCGCGCGGGCGAAGAGCGCGGGGAGGAGCGGCTCGCCGACGGCCGTCTTCCCCAGCGTGGCCGCCTTCACCAGCAGCGAGCGGACGATGGAGGTGACGGCCACGCCCGGCACGTTGCCGCTGAACACGTGCGCCGCCAGCCGCGGCCCCATCGCCATCACCCGTCCATGCCCGCGCGGCGCGGGGCGGAAGCCGTCCAGCACGCGCGGATCGCCCAGCTCGGTGCGCAGCAGCTCGCGCAGCTGCCCGGCGCGCCAGTCCGCCGCCATCCGGTCCAGCACCACCCGCACCATCTCGGGCGAGTAGTGGGTGATGGCCGGCAGCGCGCGCTCCGCCGTCCGCCGCAGCTCGTCCGCGGGGTCCAGCAGCCGCGCCGCCACCCGGTCGACCACCGCCACGATCTCCGCGACGGGCCGCCGCGCCAGCGTCTCGTCGCGCGCCTGGGCGAGCGCCTTCACCTGCTCGCGCAGCAGCGCGGGGGTCAGGCGCGGCACGCGGATCTCGAATGCGTCCTTTCCGCGCCCGTACGGCCACGTGGTCGTCGGAAAACGCGAAAGGGCAGGGAGATGGAATGCGTCGAGGCTCACGGACCGCGCGTGCTGGAGATCAGGGTGACGGAACCGCCCGAAGATACCATCCGCCGCGGCCGAACGCAGGACGGCGCCGGGGCGATCCATCTCCCGACGCCGTCCTTGTCATCGTCCGATGCGGTCCCCGTCAGCGGCGGCGGCGGTTGCGGCGTCCGGAGGACTGCGGCTTCGGCGGCGGGGTGGCGCCGGTGGCCCGGGCGGAGCGGTGCCGCGCGCGCTCGAGGGCCAAGTACGCCACCGTGTCCCACGCGTTGTGGATGCCGATGAAGAGCAGCAGCAGCTCCACCCCGCCGGCCACGAACAGCGCGCGGGCGAGATCGCTCTCCAGCAGGGCGGCGGCCGCCACCAGCCCGCCGTAGGCGACCAGCGGGAGGACGATGTGCCAGGCCCAGTCCTCCAGCACCGGCTTGTAGGCCGTCTGCCGCCGCGCGCGCAGCAGGGTGACGGCGCCGTACACCAGCCCCCCGCCGCCCGCCAGCAGCAGCGCGATGCGCAGCGGCCCCAGTTCCCGCCACGGCGCCGCCACCAGCGAGGCCAGCATCAGCGCGGCGGCGAAGTGTACCACCGTGGGCGTGCCGAAGGCGGTGAGCGAGTCGCCGTTGACGTCGACGTGGTCGTCGCTCGACGGATCGTCGTTGATGAGCGTGACGACCACGAACTGCAGCCCCGTCAGCGCCGCGGCCGCCGCGCCGGTGATCAGGTAGAACGCCTCCCATGCGCCCAGTGCCGCCCCCACCTCGTTTTCCACCGTCCCACCTCCTCCCGGCCGGAGTCGCGTCGT
Proteins encoded:
- a CDS encoding acyl-CoA reductase, with the protein product MPRLTPALLREQVKALAQARDETLARRPVAEIVAVVDRVAARLLDPADELRRTAERALPAITHYSPEMVRVVLDRMAADWRAGQLRELLRTELGDPRVLDGFRPAPRGHGRVMAMGPRLAAHVFSGNVPGVAVTSIVRSLLVKAATLGKTAVGEPLLPALFARAVAEEDAALGACLAVTYWHGGDEEMERAALEHADAVIVYGGREAVAAVHAKTPAGARFLAYGPKLSFGAIGRDRLTWETASAAALDASTFDQQGCVSPHVFYAEEGGDVSPREWAEMLAREMETVERDLPRGRLSPGEASAIRQLRGQTEFASDADLHASAEGTAWTVIYDPDPVFEASCLNRVVRVKPVPALAEIPALVREYAEVLQTVGVTASPDAAAALADALARLGASRIAPVGKMAWPPPWWHHDGRPPLRALVRWCDWED